A region of Terriglobia bacterium DNA encodes the following proteins:
- a CDS encoding CpaF family protein — MAETIMLETTDFHQVKSDLHRKILDRLDLAKLGKNANEAVRAEVMVVIRNAIAAEAVPLSFNERERLSREILDEIFGYGPLEGLMKDPSISDILVNRHDQVYIERAGKLEKTQLKFKDDQHLMQIIDRIVSQVGRRVDESSPMVDARLPDGSRVNAIIPPLALDGPVLSIRRFGRERLTGQNLLDNLSLTLPMLELLKNMVKGRLNIIISGGTGTGKTTLLNILSSYIPVTERVITIEDAAELQLKQEHVVRMETRPPNIEGKGAVRQRQLLINSLRMRPDRIIIGEVRGDEALDMLQAMNTGHDGSLTTVHANSPRDALSRVETMVSMANLNIPERAVRQQIASAIQAVVQMSRLADGTRKITNISEITGMEGDVVCMQDIFLFERRGVTETGKVKGVFKTTGIRPRFSERLIAAGLRLPPVLFDSEIAV; from the coding sequence ATGGCTGAGACAATCATGCTCGAAACAACCGATTTCCATCAGGTCAAGTCTGACCTGCACAGAAAGATCCTCGACCGGCTGGACCTGGCCAAACTGGGGAAAAACGCGAATGAGGCTGTCCGCGCCGAAGTGATGGTGGTCATCCGCAATGCCATCGCCGCGGAAGCCGTTCCCTTGAGCTTCAACGAACGCGAGCGCCTGTCGCGCGAGATTTTGGACGAGATTTTTGGCTATGGCCCGCTCGAGGGGCTGATGAAAGACCCCAGCATCTCTGACATTCTGGTGAACCGCCATGACCAGGTGTATATAGAGCGCGCGGGAAAGCTGGAGAAAACACAATTGAAGTTCAAGGACGACCAGCACCTGATGCAGATCATTGACCGGATTGTCTCGCAGGTCGGCCGCCGCGTGGATGAATCATCGCCCATGGTAGACGCTCGCCTTCCTGACGGTTCCCGTGTCAACGCCATTATTCCGCCCCTGGCGCTCGATGGACCGGTCTTGTCCATACGGCGTTTTGGCCGTGAACGGCTTACCGGCCAGAACCTGCTTGATAACCTCTCGCTGACCCTGCCCATGCTCGAACTGTTGAAGAACATGGTGAAAGGACGGCTTAACATCATCATTTCCGGCGGCACTGGCACAGGAAAGACGACTCTGCTCAACATCCTTTCCAGCTACATTCCAGTGACTGAGCGCGTCATCACCATTGAAGACGCGGCGGAACTGCAATTGAAGCAGGAGCACGTGGTGCGCATGGAGACGCGTCCTCCTAACATCGAAGGAAAGGGCGCGGTGCGGCAGCGGCAATTGCTCATCAACAGCCTGCGCATGAGGCCGGACCGGATCATCATCGGCGAGGTCCGCGGCGATGAAGCCCTGGACATGCTGCAAGCCATGAATACCGGTCATGACGGCTCTCTCACCACCGTCCATGCCAACTCGCCGCGGGACGCGCTCAGCCGCGTTGAGACCATGGTTTCCATGGCCAACCTCAACATTCCCGAGCGCGCGGTCCGCCAGCAGATTGCTTCCGCCATTCAAGCCGTGGTGCAGATGTCTCGCCTGGCCGACGGCACCCGGAAGATCACCAACATTTCCGAAATCACCGGCATGGAAGGCGACGTGGTTTGCATGCAGGACATCTTCCTGTTTGAGCGCCGCGGCGTAACGGAAACGGGAAAAGTAAAAGGCGTGTTCAAGACCACGGGCATTCGTCCGAGATTTTCCGAGCGCCTGATAGCCGCAGGGTTGCGACTGCCCCCGGTCCTATTCGATTCGGAGATCGCAGTCTAG
- a CDS encoding type II secretion system F family protein gives MFALLAILFFAVMIAVLAIGAAMDRGSSQVQVLRDRLKAVEAASRRTPTAELEILRDELLSGIPALNKMLSNWSFSTRLQLLLEQADLKLRAGKFLLVCACAGGFGFSVTHFATDSVLFAAGGLIAGVTIPFVWVLFLRHRRFRKFEVMFPQAIELLVRSSRAGHPFTTALEMIGTELPEPVAGEFRRIFDEQKFGLPLRDALFNLSERMPLIDVKFLVTALLLQRETGGNLAEILDKLSYVIRERFRILRQVRVFTAQGRMTMIVLMILPPGIVTLMALVNPGFMKPLLYDPLGHILIALGISLQVIGFLFIRRIIEIKV, from the coding sequence ATGTTTGCACTGCTCGCCATTTTATTTTTCGCCGTGATGATCGCCGTGCTGGCGATTGGCGCAGCCATGGACCGCGGCAGCAGTCAGGTCCAGGTCCTGCGGGACCGGCTCAAAGCCGTCGAGGCCGCATCCCGCCGGACCCCTACAGCTGAACTGGAGATCTTGCGCGACGAACTGCTGAGCGGCATTCCCGCGCTCAACAAAATGCTGAGCAACTGGTCTTTCAGCACGCGGCTGCAGTTGCTGCTGGAGCAGGCCGACCTGAAGCTGCGGGCGGGAAAGTTCCTGCTGGTGTGCGCTTGCGCCGGCGGCTTCGGTTTCAGCGTCACCCATTTTGCCACCGATTCGGTGCTCTTTGCCGCGGGCGGCCTCATCGCGGGAGTCACCATTCCCTTCGTGTGGGTCCTGTTCCTTCGCCACCGGCGCTTCAGAAAGTTCGAAGTGATGTTCCCTCAGGCCATCGAGTTGTTGGTCAGGTCATCGCGCGCCGGCCATCCTTTTACCACGGCGCTGGAGATGATCGGGACCGAGTTGCCCGAGCCGGTTGCCGGCGAGTTCCGCAGGATATTCGACGAGCAGAAGTTCGGTTTGCCGCTGCGGGACGCGTTGTTCAACCTTTCGGAACGCATGCCCCTGATTGACGTGAAGTTTCTGGTCACCGCGCTGTTGCTGCAGCGCGAAACCGGCGGCAACCTGGCGGAAATCCTGGACAAGCTGTCTTACGTGATACGCGAGCGCTTCCGCATCCTGCGCCAGGTGCGGGTATTTACCGCTCAGGGAAGGATGACAATGATTGTGCTGATGATCCTTCCGCCAGGAATCGTGACCCTCATGGCGCTGGTGAACCCAGGGTTCATGAAGCCCCTGCTCTATGACCCACTAGGACACATCCTGATCGCTCTCGGGATCAGCTTGCAGGTGATCGGCTTTCTGTTCATCCGCCGGATCATCGAGATCAAGGTGTAA
- a CDS encoding patatin-like phospholipase family protein, translating into MATSNLQPIREIPGDATKQPRPGMALCLSGGGYRAMVFHLGSLWRLNEAGLLKKLSRISSVSGGSITAGMLGLQWKKLSFDGQATATNLLDLVINPVLDLAGQTLDVASVLGGILNPFKSISDEIADAYRSHLYGHATLQDLPSDNEGPRFVINATNVQTKVLWRFSKPYMGDYRVGLIKNPTVQLAVAVGASSAFPPVLSPVELKVHPQDFDPATAGDLQKPPFNTDVILSDGGVYDNLGLETAWKEYQTILVSDGGGATADDANPHKDWVQHAVRILELLDNQVGSLRKRWVVGSFESKQRDGTYWGIRTDIADYELADAMNCPLDRTTELANTPTRLKAIGQILKQRLVNWGYAVCDAALRKHLDSKIPAPKGFPYPAAGI; encoded by the coding sequence ATGGCCACTTCAAACCTTCAACCAATACGTGAGATTCCCGGAGATGCAACGAAACAACCACGCCCGGGAATGGCTCTTTGTCTCTCAGGTGGCGGATACAGAGCCATGGTCTTCCATTTGGGATCGCTATGGCGGCTGAATGAAGCAGGTTTGCTGAAAAAACTGAGCCGCATTTCCAGCGTCTCCGGCGGATCCATCACGGCCGGCATGCTGGGACTGCAATGGAAAAAACTCAGCTTCGATGGCCAAGCCACAGCGACGAACCTGCTCGACCTGGTGATCAACCCGGTGTTGGACCTGGCCGGCCAGACACTGGACGTGGCTTCCGTTCTGGGAGGCATTCTTAATCCCTTCAAGAGCATTTCTGACGAAATTGCCGACGCGTATCGCAGCCACTTGTATGGGCACGCCACGCTGCAGGACCTGCCTTCGGACAATGAAGGTCCTCGATTTGTCATCAACGCCACCAACGTGCAAACCAAAGTATTGTGGCGCTTCAGCAAGCCGTATATGGGCGACTACCGCGTGGGTCTCATCAAGAATCCCACAGTGCAACTGGCGGTGGCTGTGGGCGCGTCGTCCGCCTTTCCGCCCGTGCTGTCTCCGGTGGAACTGAAAGTTCATCCTCAGGACTTTGACCCTGCAACGGCCGGCGATCTGCAGAAGCCGCCCTTCAATACTGACGTGATCCTGAGCGATGGCGGGGTGTATGACAACCTTGGCCTGGAAACGGCCTGGAAGGAGTACCAAACCATTCTGGTGTCTGACGGCGGCGGAGCAACAGCGGACGACGCGAACCCGCATAAAGACTGGGTGCAACATGCGGTCCGAATTCTGGAACTGCTGGACAACCAGGTGGGCAGCCTTCGCAAACGGTGGGTTGTCGGGTCGTTCGAAAGCAAACAGCGTGATGGCACTTACTGGGGCATCAGGACGGACATTGCGGACTACGAGTTAGCTGACGCGATGAACTGCCCGCTCGACCGCACGACGGAACTGGCCAACACTCCCACACGTTTGAAGGCCATCGGTCAAATCCTGAAACAGCGTCTGGTGAACTGGGGCTATGCAGTTTGCGATGCAGCATTGCGGAAGCACCTGGACTCGAAGATACCTGCGCCGAAAGGCTTCCCCTACCCAGCAGCAGGCATTTAG
- a CDS encoding DUF192 domain-containing protein produces MATDKTGYAFNVTRQAFLATDLRVADTHFQRLLGLMGTAGSTFHSGLGLWIRPCHGVHTMFMRFPIDVLYLDRESRVIRVEDNVRPWRVAPVIIESATVLELPAHTAWNTGTKVGDVIEIKSTAKDAHGEPRLRSA; encoded by the coding sequence TTGGCCACTGACAAAACAGGTTACGCATTCAATGTGACGCGCCAGGCGTTCCTGGCTACCGACTTGCGCGTTGCCGACACGCACTTTCAGCGATTGCTTGGGCTCATGGGAACCGCCGGCTCAACTTTCCACAGTGGACTCGGGCTTTGGATCAGACCATGCCACGGCGTCCATACCATGTTTATGCGTTTTCCGATTGACGTTTTGTACCTGGATCGGGAGAGCCGGGTGATTCGCGTGGAGGACAACGTGCGTCCCTGGCGGGTAGCGCCCGTCATCATAGAATCCGCAACCGTGCTTGAGTTGCCGGCACATACCGCATGGAACACGGGAACCAAAGTTGGAGACGTGATCGAGATCAAGTCCACCGCAAAGGACGCCCATGGCGAGCCCCGCCTTCGTTCCGCCTAG
- a CDS encoding 6-bladed beta-propeller, whose product MKLQSRLTLTIIVAAVLLLGLAVSAYSRTTPPAPTTPVSAGVVDYLGALRTPADVKGKPSGFKRVVNKILGLDADHRGMALPHGVAVDGSGRVLVADTKGQVVHMFDAAGRKYKQLHPPDSDPFLSPIAIALDSQGRIYVTDSGRSRIFVFRPDGKFLHTLGALGKNESIFKRCTGLAIDRKRDVLYVVDTIAHRIVVLTTDGKVLDRFGKRGDGPAEFNYPTHIALAADGTLWVVDSLNFRVQHLDASGKFLSAFGGQGDRPGEFDKPKGIVVDGQGRVLVVEGRFDRVQAYNGDGQMAFSFGVTGNGPGQFFLPTGIALDTDGKIYVADGQNGRVEIFRLNAGLEGGR is encoded by the coding sequence ATGAAGCTTCAGTCCCGACTGACGCTGACGATCATCGTTGCCGCCGTGCTTCTGCTGGGGCTGGCTGTGAGCGCCTATTCGCGGACGACTCCACCCGCGCCCACCACGCCGGTTTCCGCCGGCGTTGTGGACTACCTGGGTGCTCTGCGTACTCCCGCCGACGTGAAAGGCAAGCCCTCCGGTTTTAAGCGCGTGGTCAACAAGATTCTCGGATTGGACGCGGACCATCGTGGCATGGCACTGCCGCACGGAGTGGCCGTGGATGGCAGCGGGCGCGTTCTGGTGGCGGACACCAAGGGCCAGGTGGTCCACATGTTTGACGCGGCGGGACGCAAGTACAAGCAGCTGCATCCGCCCGACTCCGATCCCTTCCTCTCCCCTATCGCCATCGCGTTGGACAGCCAGGGGCGCATCTACGTGACTGATTCCGGACGCTCGCGCATTTTCGTCTTTCGTCCCGACGGCAAGTTTCTTCATACGCTCGGCGCGCTGGGAAAGAATGAAAGCATTTTCAAGCGGTGCACCGGCCTGGCCATTGACCGCAAGCGTGACGTGCTCTACGTGGTGGATACCATCGCCCACCGCATCGTGGTACTCACCACGGACGGCAAAGTGCTAGATCGCTTCGGCAAACGCGGTGACGGACCAGCCGAGTTCAACTATCCCACGCACATCGCACTGGCTGCGGACGGCACTCTGTGGGTGGTTGACTCGCTCAACTTCCGCGTTCAGCACCTGGATGCTTCCGGCAAATTCCTATCGGCCTTCGGCGGACAAGGAGACCGCCCCGGCGAATTCGATAAGCCCAAAGGCATCGTGGTGGACGGCCAGGGGCGCGTGCTCGTGGTGGAAGGAAGATTTGACCGCGTCCAAGCCTATAACGGCGACGGGCAAATGGCCTTCTCCTTCGGCGTTACCGGAAATGGGCCAGGACAATTCTTTCTTCCCACCGGAATCGCCCTGGACACCGACGGCAAGATCTATGTGGCTGATGGGCAAAACGGACGTGTGGAAATCTTTCGCTTAAATGCCGGCCTTGAAGGAGGCCGCTGA
- a CDS encoding cytochrome c3 family protein, with amino-acid sequence MRSYRPLLLTLVLMLAGAVRAQAGEHPVPLEKNVDAAKCLECHEDKTKGPHVHSAISTGCTTCHEVKVVDKDTTNVDLIAPKEELCFTCHEKAKNPTLHGPYEKGGCVYCHDPHVSDFDKQLRAEGNKLCLECHQDRRITGTLALFKTAHELPESEFQEIPKIGLDPTLKFGHPMGTHKVADAPDPLHPGAKISCLTCHENHASDREKLVRTTEFKGKKMDVCDACHSANDEASMAVAQKRTDEQEAQRQKEQKSLSKQPIAMPQKSIQPGSKKP; translated from the coding sequence ATGCGGTCCTACAGGCCGTTGCTGCTTACGCTGGTTCTGATGCTGGCCGGCGCGGTCCGTGCCCAGGCGGGCGAACATCCCGTGCCCCTCGAGAAGAACGTAGATGCCGCCAAGTGTCTGGAATGTCACGAAGACAAGACCAAAGGACCGCACGTTCACAGCGCCATCTCCACCGGCTGTACCACCTGTCACGAAGTCAAAGTGGTGGACAAAGACACCACCAACGTTGATCTGATCGCGCCCAAAGAAGAACTCTGCTTCACCTGCCACGAAAAAGCCAAGAACCCCACCCTCCACGGGCCCTATGAAAAAGGTGGCTGCGTGTACTGTCATGATCCCCACGTGAGCGACTTTGACAAACAGCTGCGCGCCGAGGGTAACAAGCTTTGTCTCGAGTGTCACCAGGACCGTCGCATCACCGGCACGCTCGCCTTGTTCAAGACCGCGCATGAATTACCGGAAAGCGAATTTCAGGAGATTCCTAAGATCGGCCTGGATCCGACTTTGAAGTTCGGTCACCCCATGGGAACGCACAAAGTCGCCGACGCCCCTGATCCGCTTCACCCCGGCGCGAAGATCTCCTGCCTCACCTGCCATGAGAACCATGCTTCGGACCGGGAGAAGCTGGTCCGTACCACCGAATTCAAAGGCAAGAAGATGGACGTTTGCGACGCCTGTCACTCAGCCAACGATGAGGCGAGCATGGCGGTAGCCCAGAAGCGAACCGACGAGCAGGAGGCGCAACGCCAGAAAGAACAAAAGTCGCTTTCCAAGCAGCCCATTGCCATGCCGCAAAAATCCATTCAGCCGGGGAGCAAGAAACCTTGA
- a CDS encoding energy transducer TonB, with protein sequence MASPAFVPPRAAKRATPIPAVTLLVCLPSRWKEFPGNLRAALQPRRAPLKIERKIGQISPRWLSASASVHVLIIAILVWALPRLPLDWPVVLDEHPSNYTAIYYQAPSLPQMEDSRGSAPSTASSNSQEFFHPTQTIRISRGSVIKNKVVDAPDPALARVKGPTANLLSIIQAPLSGMPQLQAQPQPVELQNVQSKIARPAKRAEPQPVAELSQLGNAANSLPRIPTAQSSSLPQLQAQPVELQNVQSKIALPAKRVERQSGAELSQLGNTSNSLPRIPAAYPSLPQLQAQPVELQKVQSKIARPAKATEAQPAADLSQLRNTAGTSGLPTVVISTQPGNVIAVPADGTPGSLAMSPQGRQHPGLAGDNGVTTRSAAPSPGAAGSSHGAAKPHGEPGSDATSGAGSPGGAATGAPNLSPGVTVHGGVVSLDRFGGETPSPQAGVVSLDSFGPKLPPPAERRNPADPPRKPAPIVVVATGRSGGGLNSYGTFKNQMVYTIYFQTAAGMATFQFAEHDSSARYRGELTPPDPLSTDVPTATRGPGIVLSCLLDATGHVQNARVVEGVSPYSQTVLEAVRTWRFHPALNAGQPVAIDALIGIGISVR encoded by the coding sequence ATGGCGAGCCCCGCCTTCGTTCCGCCTAGAGCCGCTAAGCGAGCGACGCCGATACCGGCAGTCACCTTGCTCGTGTGCCTGCCTTCCCGGTGGAAGGAATTTCCCGGCAACTTGCGCGCGGCGTTGCAACCGCGACGCGCTCCGCTGAAGATTGAGCGCAAGATTGGCCAGATATCGCCGCGCTGGCTCTCGGCCTCCGCTTCTGTTCATGTCCTTATTATTGCGATCTTGGTGTGGGCCCTCCCCCGGCTCCCGCTGGATTGGCCCGTGGTATTGGACGAACACCCCAGCAACTACACTGCAATTTACTATCAAGCGCCTTCACTGCCGCAGATGGAAGACAGCCGCGGAAGCGCGCCTTCGACCGCGTCGTCGAACAGCCAAGAGTTTTTTCATCCCACGCAGACCATCCGGATTTCTCGCGGGTCAGTAATCAAAAACAAGGTGGTTGACGCGCCCGACCCCGCCCTGGCGCGCGTAAAGGGACCTACGGCCAATCTTCTCTCAATCATTCAGGCGCCGTTGTCTGGTATGCCCCAACTACAGGCGCAGCCCCAGCCCGTGGAGTTGCAAAACGTGCAGTCGAAGATTGCGCGGCCGGCGAAGCGGGCTGAGCCACAACCGGTGGCTGAACTGTCGCAGTTGGGAAATGCAGCCAACTCTTTGCCCCGCATTCCCACAGCTCAGTCATCTTCCCTGCCTCAGTTGCAGGCGCAGCCCGTTGAGCTGCAAAACGTGCAGTCGAAGATTGCGCTACCAGCGAAAAGGGTTGAACGACAATCGGGGGCTGAACTGTCGCAGTTGGGAAATACATCCAACTCGTTGCCCCGTATTCCCGCAGCTTATCCTTCCCTGCCTCAGTTGCAGGCGCAGCCCGTTGAGTTACAAAAGGTGCAGTCGAAAATCGCCCGGCCGGCGAAGGCGACTGAAGCACAGCCGGCAGCTGATCTATCACAACTGAGAAACACAGCCGGTACAAGTGGGCTTCCGACTGTGGTTATCTCAACGCAGCCTGGCAACGTTATCGCCGTGCCCGCCGATGGAACTCCGGGTTCGCTGGCCATGTCTCCCCAGGGCCGTCAACATCCGGGACTGGCGGGAGACAATGGCGTCACGACGCGCAGCGCTGCTCCTAGTCCTGGCGCAGCTGGCAGCAGCCATGGCGCGGCCAAACCCCATGGGGAACCCGGATCAGACGCAACGTCCGGCGCAGGCAGCCCAGGAGGCGCCGCCACCGGCGCTCCCAATCTCAGCCCTGGAGTGACCGTGCACGGCGGCGTGGTCTCGCTGGACAGGTTTGGCGGAGAGACACCTTCTCCGCAAGCAGGCGTGGTTTCCCTCGACAGCTTCGGCCCCAAGCTTCCGCCGCCCGCTGAACGGCGCAACCCGGCTGATCCGCCACGAAAACCCGCACCGATCGTAGTGGTTGCTACCGGGCGTTCCGGCGGCGGCCTGAACTCCTATGGAACCTTCAAAAACCAGATGGTCTACACCATCTACTTCCAGACAGCGGCAGGCATGGCGACTTTCCAATTTGCCGAACACGATTCTTCAGCCAGGTACAGGGGCGAGCTCACCCCGCCTGATCCGCTGAGCACGGACGTTCCTACGGCCACACGCGGCCCAGGCATTGTGCTTTCTTGTCTGCTCGACGCCACCGGACATGTTCAGAACGCGCGCGTGGTGGAAGGTGTCTCCCCGTACAGCCAAACCGTGCTCGAAGCCGTTCGCACCTGGCGCTTCCATCCCGCGCTCAATGCCGGCCAGCCGGTGGCCATTGACGCTCTCATTGGAATCGGCATCAGCGTGCGATGA
- a CDS encoding type II secretion system F family protein, giving the protein MITSVLLIAFFLSLTVAIFTLASAAVVPANGVRERLQVLLGRHLRRSPRADVQQRAEQALEPLSRMLPRSAADTSRTRSWLIQAGMRDPRYLTMYYGLRFLGLLGGIAIAGGLTRFRSDRLLLVLCAGIFGYFLPRFLLKRRIRARQRAIELGLPDALDLAVICVEAGLSLDHSLQRIGEELRLVHPELSDEFQYITLEVQAGKTRAEALRNFAARVNIDDVRALVAVLLQTDRFGTSIAQALRVHSDALRVERRQRAEEAAAKTTIKMVPILVFFVFPPIFFVTLGPAVIQLIRTVLPELNK; this is encoded by the coding sequence ATGATTACCTCTGTGCTTCTCATCGCGTTCTTCTTGTCGCTGACCGTGGCCATCTTTACTCTGGCATCGGCGGCCGTGGTCCCAGCCAACGGCGTACGGGAGCGGTTGCAGGTCCTGCTGGGCCGGCACCTCCGGCGCTCTCCGCGAGCGGACGTTCAACAGCGGGCAGAACAGGCCCTGGAGCCTCTGAGCCGGATGCTACCGCGCTCCGCAGCGGACACATCGCGGACCCGTAGCTGGCTCATCCAAGCGGGAATGCGTGATCCTCGCTACCTCACCATGTATTACGGGTTGCGCTTCCTCGGGCTACTTGGCGGCATCGCCATTGCGGGAGGCCTGACTCGATTCCGCTCTGACCGGTTGCTGCTGGTGCTGTGTGCGGGCATCTTCGGCTACTTCCTGCCCCGTTTCCTGCTCAAACGCCGAATCCGGGCGCGCCAGCGGGCCATTGAACTGGGCCTGCCGGATGCTCTTGACCTGGCGGTGATCTGCGTTGAAGCGGGGCTCAGCCTGGACCATTCGCTGCAAAGAATTGGTGAGGAATTAAGACTCGTGCATCCCGAGCTTAGCGATGAGTTCCAGTACATCACTCTGGAGGTCCAGGCCGGGAAAACGCGGGCCGAGGCGCTTCGGAACTTCGCCGCGCGCGTGAACATTGACGACGTGCGCGCTCTGGTGGCCGTCCTGCTGCAGACCGACCGTTTCGGCACCAGCATCGCACAGGCGTTGCGCGTGCATTCTGACGCTTTACGCGTGGAGCGCCGTCAGCGCGCCGAAGAGGCCGCCGCCAAGACCACCATCAAAATGGTGCCCATCCTGGTGTTCTTTGTGTTTCCACCGATATTCTTCGTCACCCTCGGACCAGCCGTCATTCAACTGATCCGAACCGTGCTGCCGGAGCTGAACAAGTAA